A part of Arachis hypogaea cultivar Tifrunner chromosome 12, arahy.Tifrunner.gnm2.J5K5, whole genome shotgun sequence genomic DNA contains:
- the LOC112727130 gene encoding uncharacterized protein, translated as MTGKLQLWRCIWQQVAVNRTSLFRTERFLHDGPDNVEELLDRHLVKKEKSLDDDEQELLNRRKLTSTRREALSLYRDILRASRFFMWPDSRGVLWRDVLRDNARKEFEEAKFETDPEIVIKLIVGGREAVQSALDKLANKQREQIDKERGGGG; from the coding sequence ATGACTGGAAAGCTGCAACTATGGCGATGCATATGGCAACAAGTTGCTGTAAATCGCACATCTTTGTTCCGCACGGAGCGATTCTTGCACGATGGGCCTGACAATGTAGAGGAGCTTCTAGATAGGCATCTAGTGAAGAAGGAGAAGTCCCTTGACGACGATGAACAGGAGCTCTTGAATCGGAGGAAACTCACCTCCACCCGCCGGGAAGCCCTCAGCCTCTACAGGGACATCCTCCGCGCCAGCCGGTTTTTCATGTGGCCTGATTCCAGGGGCGTCTTGTGGCGTGACGTGCTCAGAGACAACGCACGAAAGGAGTTTGAAGAGGCAAAATTTGAGACCGATCCGGAAATAGTTATCAAATTGATTGTTGGAGGCCGTGAGGCTGTTCAGTCTGCCCTGGATAAGCTTGCTAATAAGCAAAGGGAGCAGATTGACAAGGAACGCGGCGGCGGTGGTTGA
- the LOC112727131 gene encoding nuclear transport factor 2: MGVSAAQVGSYFVGQYYQVLPQHPNLIHQFYSDNSTMIRVDGVSTETASNVLQIHELVLSLNFGTIEIKTINSLDSLDGGVLVMVSGFVKIRDVKKRRKFVQTFFLAPQEKGYFVLNDIFHFIDDGISVSYSNPVSVASEKIDAKPLTSLGEPPASDYGSVEETTEYINSVHVEDDLVDKYSLPEQPQQLHHDLETEIVVEETPAEKASPTIPSFAHTTRESPIAYGEEPLEESTKKTYASILQVAKGRSVSSAAVQQSFKSTPTPSESNHVAQPVQQSNSAFAYIPDSRFELAEEVYGAEEEGEVTSVYVRNLPATVTEAEIDHEFKSFGRIKPNGIFVRVKKEIGVCYAFVEFEDIVGVQNSLQASPIQLAGRQVYIEERRPNNGIAARGGRRGRGRSSYPTDALRGRFGGRGLGRGSNHDGADYHRIRSNGFPQRGSQ; encoded by the exons ATGGGTGTTAGTGCTGCCCAG GTGGGTTCATACTTTGTTGGACAGTATTATCAGGTTCTTCCACAACATCCCAATCTGATTCATCAATTCTACTCAGATAACAGCACAATGATCCGTGTTGATGGAGTTTCCACCGAAACCGCTTCGAATGTGCTG CAAATCCATGAACTTGTTTTATCATTGAATTTTGGTACAATAGAGATCAAGACTATCAATTCTCTTGATTCTTTGGATGGAGGTGTGCTTGTAATGGTCTCAGGGTTTGTCAAGATTAGGGATGTCAAGAAAAGGCGAAAGTTTGTCCAAACATTCTTTCTTGCTCCCCAGGAGAAGGGTTACTTTGTGCTTAATGACATTTTTCATTTCATTGATGACGGAATATCAGTATCATACTCAAATCCAGTATCTGTAGCATCCGAAAAGATAGACGCAAAGCCACTTACTTCTCTTGGAGAGCCTCCTG CTTCTGACTATGGTTCGGTGGAAGAAACTACTGAATATATCAATTCAGTTCATGTAGAAGATGACCTGGTTGACAAGTATAGCCTTCCAGAGCAGCCGCAGCAGCTACATCATGATCTTGAAACAGAAATTGTGGTTGAGGAAACTCCTGCAGAGAAGGCATCCCCTACAATCCCGAGTTTTGCTCATACTACCCGCGAATCCCCTATAGCTTATGGGGAGGAACCTTTGGAGGAGTCTACTAAGAAGACTTATGCATCCATT TTACAAGTAGCAAAAGGTCGATCTGTGTCATCTGCTGCTGTACAGCAGTCTTTCAAAAGTACCCCAACTCCTTCAGAGTCAAATCATGTAGCACAGCCTGTTCAACAGTCAAACTCTGCATTTGCGTACATTCCTGATTCACGGTTTGAGTTAGCAGAAGAAGTCTATGGGGCAGAGGAAGAAG GTGAAGTAACATCTGTCTATGTGAGGAACTTGCCTGCTACAGTTACTGAAGCTGAGATTGATCATGAATTTAAGAGTTTTGGCAGGATTAAGCCTAATGGTATATTCGTTAGGGTCAAGAAG GAAATCGGAGTTTGTTATGCTTTTGTGGAATTTGAAGACATTGTCGGGGTTCAGAATTCGCTTCAG GCTTCTCCTATACAATTGGCTGGCAGGCAAGTATACATCGAGGAGCGGAGACCAAACAATGGCATTGCAGCTCGGGGTGGAA GAAGGGGAAGGGGCAGAAGCAGTTATCCAACCGATGCTTTGAGGGGGCGTTTTGGTGGTAGGGGCTTGGGTAGGGGAAGTAATCACGATGGTGCTGACTACCACAGAATAAGAAGCAACGGTTTTCCTCAGCGTGGATCGCAATAG